Proteins from one Solenopsis invicta isolate M01_SB chromosome 11, UNIL_Sinv_3.0, whole genome shotgun sequence genomic window:
- the LOC105205543 gene encoding proline-rich protein 4 codes for MRILFLTVLVAGLLALAVCEKKKQVTNKKIENAEGGEKKQDKRGLSHVEADFGGHDDGGGYGDGGGYGDGGGYGDGGGFEIAHGGDIGGGDIGGGHDIGGSYGGGYDGGYGGGGGGGGGDDGGKIKQITIVKTEKVPYPVEKKVHYPVEKEVRYPVKVPVPQPYPVEKKIPVPVKVLVKVPVHIPQPYPVEKKVPYPVHVPVERPVPYKVYIPQPYPVEKKIPYPVKVPVPQPFPVEKPVPYTVKVPVHVAQPFPVEKPVPYPVKVPVDRPYPVHVAKPYPVPVEKPVPYPVEKKVPYPVKVHVERPVGVPVEKPVPYHVKVPVKVPYPVEKPVPVPYDKPVPYAVKVPVERPVPIHVTKPVAVQVPKPVPYPVKVPVAVPVHEHEHESGSSGGDYGGGDYESSFGGHY; via the exons ATGAGAATTTTG TTTCTCACGGTATTGGTAGCGGGGCTACTGGCCTTGGCCGTGTGCGAGAAGAAAAAGCAAGTTACAAATAAGAAGATCGAAAATGCTGAAGGCGGAGAGAAAAAGCAGGATAAGCGCGGATTGAGTCACGTCGAGGCAGACTTTGGAGGACACGACGACGGTGGTGGTTACGGCGACGGTGGCGGTTACGGCGACGGTGGCGGTTACGGCGACGGTGGTGGCTTTGAAATTGCCCACGGCGGAGATATCGGCGGCGGAGATATTGGTGGCGGTCACGACATTGGCGGTAGTTACGGTGGTGGTTATGATGGTGGTtacggcggtggcggtggcggtggcggtggagATGACGGTGGCAAGATCAAACAGATAACGATCGTAAAAACCGAGAAGGTGCCTTATCCGGTCGAGAAGAAGGTTCACTATCCGGTGGAGAAAGAAGTACGGTATCCAGTTAAAGTGCCGGTACCGCAACCCTATCCGGTCGAAAAAAAGATCCCCGTGCCGGTGAAGGTTTTGGTAAAGGTGCCGGTTCACATACCACAACCATATCCGGTTGAGAAGAAGGTGCCCTATCCCGTTCACGTGCCGGTGGAGAGACCGGTACCCTACAAAGTATATATTCCCCAACCGTATCCGGTCGAAAAGAAGATACCGTATCCAGTGAAGGTCCCGGTGCCGCAGCCCTTCCCAGTAGAGAAGCCCGTGCCGTACACTGTGAAAGTTCCGGTGCATGTAGCGCAACCCTTCCCCGTGGAGAAGCCGGTACCGTATCCCGTAAAAGTGCCCGTCGATCGACCGTACCCAGTACACGTGGCTAAGCCGTACCCAGTCCCAGTTGAGAAACCCGTACCCTATCCGGTGGAGAAGAAAGTACCATACCCAGTCAAGGTTCATGTCGAGCGACCAGTAGGTGTACCAGTGGAGAAGCCAGTGCCCTATCACGTTAAGGTACCAGTTAAGGTGCCGTATCCGGTGGAGAAGCCGGTACCCGTGCCGTACGACAAACCGGTGCCCTACGCCGTAAAAGTGCCTGTCGAACGACCTGTGCCGATTCACGTGACGAAGCCGGTGGCCGTGCAGGTGCCCAAGCCGGTACCGTATCCCGTAAAAGTGCCGGTGGCGGTACCAGTGCACGAGCACGAGCACGAATCCGGATCCTCAGGGGGTGATTACGGCGGGGGGGATTACGAGTCTAGCTTCGGGGGACACTATTAA
- the LOC105205542 gene encoding proline-rich protein 4, producing the protein MRILVYVAVAALVVATVLSEETAKVEKSVNSEKKQEKRGLLGLGYGYGYDGGYDIGSGGHVGLDLGGGYGGYGGYGGYIGGGYIDDGHHHQHVKTVTVVKNVAVPYPVEKHIPYPVEKPVPVPVKVPVPQPYPVEKHVPYPVKVLVKVPVHVPAPYPVEKKVPYPVHVPVDRPVPVKVFVPQPYPVEKHIHVPVKVPVPQPYPVEKPVPVPVKVPVHVPAPYPVEKLVPYPVKVPVDRPVHIPVPKPYPVHIEKPVPYPVEKPVPYPVKVPVDRPYPVPVERPVPVAVKVPVPQPYPVERPVPYPVEKPVPVAVKIPVDRPYPVHIEKHVPYPVEKPVPYPVKVPVAVPVHHEHHGHGGYYSGGYDGGDSGYGYH; encoded by the exons ATGAGAATCCTG gTTTACGTGGCAGTTGCCGCCCTCGTGGTTGCGACAGTACTGTCGGAAGAGACCGCGAAAGTCGAGAAATCGGTGAATTCTGAAAAGAAGCAGGAGAAGCGTGGTCTGCTAGGTCTTGGCTACGGTTACGGTTATGACGGCGGATACGATATTGGATCCGGTGGACACGTCGGCCTTGATTTAGGCGGTGGATACGGTGGATACGGTGGATACGGTGGATACATTGGCGGAGGATACATCGATGATGGCCATCATCATCAGCACGTAAAGACCGTGACCGTTGTGAAGAACGTCGCCGTGCCTTACCCCGTGGAAAAGCACATCCCCTACCCGGTAGAGAAGCCCGTACCGGTTCCCGTCAAAGTGCCCGTACCGCAACCGTATCCAGTTGAGAAGCACGTGCCTTATCCAGTCAAGGTCCTCGTGAAGGTGCCCGTACACGTGCCAGCGCCGTACCCAGTGGAGAAGAAGGTTCCCTACCCCGTACATGTACCAGTCGACCGTCCCGTCCCGGTCAAGGTCTTCGTTCCGCAGCCTTATCCCGTTGAAAAGCATATACATGTACCAGTAAAAGTACCAGTGCCACAGCCGTACCCCGTGGAGAAACCAGTTCCGGTCCCAGTGAAGGTCCCAGTCCACGTACCTGCGCCCTATCCAGTCGAGAAGCTCGTACCTTACCCCGTCAAAGTCCCGGTTGACCGTCCCGTCCACATACCCGTACCCAAACCTTACCCCGTGCACATCGAGAAGCCTGTGCCTTATCCAGTCGAGAAGCCGGTACCCTACCCCGTGAAGGTTCCAGTTGACAGGCCGTACCCCGTCCCGGTCGAGAGGCCCGTGCCAGTCGCGGTCAAAGTACCAGTACCGCAGCCGTACCCAGTCGAGAGACCAGTACCTTATCCGGTCGAGAAACCCGTGCCGGTAGCAGTCAAGATCCCGGTCGACAGGCCGTACCCCGTTCACATCGAGAAGCACGTGCCTTACCCCGTGGAGAAGCCTGTACCCTACCCGGTTAAAGTGCCGGTGGCTGTGCCCGTCCATCACGAGCATCACGGACACGGTGGCTACTACTCCGGTGGCTACGACGGTGGCGATTCAGGCTACGGTTACCACTAA
- the LOC105205560 gene encoding proline-rich protein 4 isoform X3 has protein sequence MATAMSFPIYNNYDRRIYRYDHFPTARYARQIMPFHVRQNRANYVPEGNVYNTNVFRIQQEKFQDSQLSGSQVQHFKRELIEDGYEKNVGDELDSGDKSAPSAHNYQVLGNDDKTVTIIKKVAVPYPVEKTVRYPVIKKVLYPVKVPVPQPYAIEKTVPYPVKIFVKVPIKIPKPVPVFKEVPYPVQVPVDRPVPVKVYVPKPYPIERKIHYEVKIPVPQPYPIERKIPVPVKIPVHVAQPYPVEKIIRYPVKILVDKPVPVPVSKPYPVTIAKPVPYPVEKPVPVPVKVKVERPVPIPVDHPVPYKVTVPVPAPYPVEKNVPYAVEKYVPVPVKIPIERPVPIHVSKPIEYHVEKPVPYPVKIPVAVPIDESTEHR, from the exons ATGGCTACGGCAATGAGTTTTCCGATTTACAACAACTATGATAGACGCATATACAGGTACGATCATTTCCCTACAGCACGATATGCTCGTCAAATTATGCCTTTCCATGTGAGGCAAAATAGGGCCAATTATGTCCCAGAAGGAAACGTTTACAACACGAATGTATTTAGAATTCAACAAGAGAAGTTTCAAGATAGTCAAC tttCAGGCTCTCAAGTTCAACATTTTAAACGCGAGTTGATCGAAGATGgctatgaaaaaaacgttggtgATGAATTAGATAGCGGAGACAAAAGTGCACCAAGCGCACACAATTATCAAGTATTAGGCAACGATGATAAAACTGTTACAATCATAAAGAAAGTCGCTGTACCGTACCCTGTAGAGAAAACTGTTCGATATCCTGTGATCAAGAAAGTACTATATCCGGTCAAAGTACCTGTTCCGCAGCCGTACGCGATCGAGAAGACAGTACCATATCCCGTGAAAATCTTTGTCAAAGTTCCCATCAAAATTCCAAAGCCGGTACCGGTCTTTAAAGAGGTTCCGTATCCGGTTCAAGTGCCGGTGGATCGTCCTGTACCGGTCAAGGTCTATGTCCCAAAACCATATCCCATTGAGAGAAAGATACATTACGAAGTGAAAATTCCAGTACCGCAGCCATATCCGATAGAACGAAAAATACCGGTACCGGTGAAGATACCAGTACACGTAGCTCAGCCCTATCCGGTCGAGAAAATTATTCGTTATCCTGTGAAGATCTTGGTGGATAAACCGGTACCGGTCCCAGTATCAAAACCATATCCAGTAACAATTGCAAAGCCTGTACCGTATCCCGTTGAGAAGCCAGTGCCGGTTCCAGTCAAAGTCAAGGTGGAGAGACCGGTACCGATTCCGGTGGACCATCCAGTACCGTACAAGGTGACGGTTCCGGTTCCGGCGCCGTATCCGGTCGAAAAAAATGTACCATATGCCGTCGAGAAATATGTACCTGTACCGGTAAAGATACCGATAGAGAGGCCTGTGCCGATTCACGTGAGCAAGCCAATCGAGTATCACGTTGAAAAACCTGTTCCCTATCCGGTTAAGATACCAGTCGCGGTGCCGATAGACGAGAGTACCGAACACCGATAG
- the LOC105205560 gene encoding proline-rich protein 4 isoform X1, translated as MRKKFVKSLGFCCLQGHARFLLPLFMATAMSFPIYNNYDRRIYRYDHFPTARYARQIMPFHVRQNRANYVPEGNVYNTNVFRIQQEKFQDSQLSGSQVQHFKRELIEDGYEKNVGDELDSGDKSAPSAHNYQVLGNDDKTVTIIKKVAVPYPVEKTVRYPVIKKVLYPVKVPVPQPYAIEKTVPYPVKIFVKVPIKIPKPVPVFKEVPYPVQVPVDRPVPVKVYVPKPYPIERKIHYEVKIPVPQPYPIERKIPVPVKIPVHVAQPYPVEKIIRYPVKILVDKPVPVPVSKPYPVTIAKPVPYPVEKPVPVPVKVKVERPVPIPVDHPVPYKVTVPVPAPYPVEKNVPYAVEKYVPVPVKIPIERPVPIHVSKPIEYHVEKPVPYPVKIPVAVPIDESTEHR; from the exons ATGCGGAAGAAATTTGTGAAATCGCTTGGGTTTTGTTGTTTGCAGGGACACGCAAGGTTTTTATTGCCACTCTTTATGGCTACGGCAATGAGTTTTCCGATTTACAACAACTATGATAGACGCATATACAGGTACGATCATTTCCCTACAGCACGATATGCTCGTCAAATTATGCCTTTCCATGTGAGGCAAAATAGGGCCAATTATGTCCCAGAAGGAAACGTTTACAACACGAATGTATTTAGAATTCAACAAGAGAAGTTTCAAGATAGTCAAC tttCAGGCTCTCAAGTTCAACATTTTAAACGCGAGTTGATCGAAGATGgctatgaaaaaaacgttggtgATGAATTAGATAGCGGAGACAAAAGTGCACCAAGCGCACACAATTATCAAGTATTAGGCAACGATGATAAAACTGTTACAATCATAAAGAAAGTCGCTGTACCGTACCCTGTAGAGAAAACTGTTCGATATCCTGTGATCAAGAAAGTACTATATCCGGTCAAAGTACCTGTTCCGCAGCCGTACGCGATCGAGAAGACAGTACCATATCCCGTGAAAATCTTTGTCAAAGTTCCCATCAAAATTCCAAAGCCGGTACCGGTCTTTAAAGAGGTTCCGTATCCGGTTCAAGTGCCGGTGGATCGTCCTGTACCGGTCAAGGTCTATGTCCCAAAACCATATCCCATTGAGAGAAAGATACATTACGAAGTGAAAATTCCAGTACCGCAGCCATATCCGATAGAACGAAAAATACCGGTACCGGTGAAGATACCAGTACACGTAGCTCAGCCCTATCCGGTCGAGAAAATTATTCGTTATCCTGTGAAGATCTTGGTGGATAAACCGGTACCGGTCCCAGTATCAAAACCATATCCAGTAACAATTGCAAAGCCTGTACCGTATCCCGTTGAGAAGCCAGTGCCGGTTCCAGTCAAAGTCAAGGTGGAGAGACCGGTACCGATTCCGGTGGACCATCCAGTACCGTACAAGGTGACGGTTCCGGTTCCGGCGCCGTATCCGGTCGAAAAAAATGTACCATATGCCGTCGAGAAATATGTACCTGTACCGGTAAAGATACCGATAGAGAGGCCTGTGCCGATTCACGTGAGCAAGCCAATCGAGTATCACGTTGAAAAACCTGTTCCCTATCCGGTTAAGATACCAGTCGCGGTGCCGATAGACGAGAGTACCGAACACCGATAG
- the LOC105205560 gene encoding proline-rich protein 4 isoform X2 has product MGHAGHARFLLPLFMATAMSFPIYNNYDRRIYRYDHFPTARYARQIMPFHVRQNRANYVPEGNVYNTNVFRIQQEKFQDSQLSGSQVQHFKRELIEDGYEKNVGDELDSGDKSAPSAHNYQVLGNDDKTVTIIKKVAVPYPVEKTVRYPVIKKVLYPVKVPVPQPYAIEKTVPYPVKIFVKVPIKIPKPVPVFKEVPYPVQVPVDRPVPVKVYVPKPYPIERKIHYEVKIPVPQPYPIERKIPVPVKIPVHVAQPYPVEKIIRYPVKILVDKPVPVPVSKPYPVTIAKPVPYPVEKPVPVPVKVKVERPVPIPVDHPVPYKVTVPVPAPYPVEKNVPYAVEKYVPVPVKIPIERPVPIHVSKPIEYHVEKPVPYPVKIPVAVPIDESTEHR; this is encoded by the exons ATGGGACATGCG GGACACGCAAGGTTTTTATTGCCACTCTTTATGGCTACGGCAATGAGTTTTCCGATTTACAACAACTATGATAGACGCATATACAGGTACGATCATTTCCCTACAGCACGATATGCTCGTCAAATTATGCCTTTCCATGTGAGGCAAAATAGGGCCAATTATGTCCCAGAAGGAAACGTTTACAACACGAATGTATTTAGAATTCAACAAGAGAAGTTTCAAGATAGTCAAC tttCAGGCTCTCAAGTTCAACATTTTAAACGCGAGTTGATCGAAGATGgctatgaaaaaaacgttggtgATGAATTAGATAGCGGAGACAAAAGTGCACCAAGCGCACACAATTATCAAGTATTAGGCAACGATGATAAAACTGTTACAATCATAAAGAAAGTCGCTGTACCGTACCCTGTAGAGAAAACTGTTCGATATCCTGTGATCAAGAAAGTACTATATCCGGTCAAAGTACCTGTTCCGCAGCCGTACGCGATCGAGAAGACAGTACCATATCCCGTGAAAATCTTTGTCAAAGTTCCCATCAAAATTCCAAAGCCGGTACCGGTCTTTAAAGAGGTTCCGTATCCGGTTCAAGTGCCGGTGGATCGTCCTGTACCGGTCAAGGTCTATGTCCCAAAACCATATCCCATTGAGAGAAAGATACATTACGAAGTGAAAATTCCAGTACCGCAGCCATATCCGATAGAACGAAAAATACCGGTACCGGTGAAGATACCAGTACACGTAGCTCAGCCCTATCCGGTCGAGAAAATTATTCGTTATCCTGTGAAGATCTTGGTGGATAAACCGGTACCGGTCCCAGTATCAAAACCATATCCAGTAACAATTGCAAAGCCTGTACCGTATCCCGTTGAGAAGCCAGTGCCGGTTCCAGTCAAAGTCAAGGTGGAGAGACCGGTACCGATTCCGGTGGACCATCCAGTACCGTACAAGGTGACGGTTCCGGTTCCGGCGCCGTATCCGGTCGAAAAAAATGTACCATATGCCGTCGAGAAATATGTACCTGTACCGGTAAAGATACCGATAGAGAGGCCTGTGCCGATTCACGTGAGCAAGCCAATCGAGTATCACGTTGAAAAACCTGTTCCCTATCCGGTTAAGATACCAGTCGCGGTGCCGATAGACGAGAGTACCGAACACCGATAG
- the LOC105205559 gene encoding BCL-6 corepressor-like protein 1, translating into MATVINFFKQRQCLIAFLCLGIALTSSASRKEELEKAAELAVEKAAERAAERAVEKALDSGNTTTESKIVRESYSNVRKDNPYKEKKEDDDYDSGGYERVDDEVESESESEEDADDWSRYSRDSAFASRRTLNRDFPAWSSKINFKDPTDTWKRFPRSDWSQESTSWNKPIEKVVTIEKKVPVPVTIEKKIPYSVYKHIPYEIKVPVPQPYTVEKRVPYPVKVYVNVPVEVLEPYQVEKQVPYEVKVDNPVPYKVEVPVPQPYTIEKRIPVEVKVPIPQPFTINKPIPFEVKVPVKIPTPYEVEKKVPVPVKVSVDRPYPVPVPKPYPVEVTRPYPVEVPKPYPVKIKVPVEKPYLVPVERPVPVPVKIPDPQPYTVEKPVPVEIVKPYSVPIKVPMDKPYEVHEAKPVLVSVKKPFPYVVQVPIPVKLGWKDRNVKDKEDLLESESTETKPLWRPQWFNRESFNR; encoded by the exons ATGGCAACTG taataaatttctttaaacagCGACAGTGTCTCATAGCATTTTTGTGCCTCGGGATTGCCCTTACATCGTCAGCTAGTCGTAAAGAGGAGCTCGAAAAGGCCGCCGAGCTCGCAGTAGAAAAGGCGGCCGAAAGGGCGGCCGAGAGGGCAGTGGAAAAGGCTCTCGACAGTGGGAATACCACGACAGAATCCAAGATTGTCCGCGAATCTTACTCCAATGTCAGAAAAGACAATCCGTACAAGGAAAAGAAGGAGGATGACGATTACGACAGCGGCGGATACGAACGGGTGGATGATGAAGTGGAATCAGAATCAGAATCAGAAGAAGACGCGGATGATTGGAGCAGATATTCACGAGATTCAGCGTTCGCGTCTCGACGTACGCTAAACAGAGACTTTCCTGCGTGGTCTAGCAAGATTAATTTCAAAGACCCGACCGATACTTGGAAAAGATTCCCGAGAAGCGATTGGTCCCAAGAAAGTACGAGTTGGAATAAACCCATCGAGAAGGTCGTGACCATAGAAAAGAAAGTGCCAGTACCCGTGACAATTGAGAAGAAAATTCCCTATTCGGTCTACAAGCACATTCCTTACGAGATCAAAGTGCCCGTACCGCAGCCTTATACGGTAGAGAAGAGGGTGCCTTACCCGGTCAAGGTCTACGTGAATGTACCGGTCGAGGTATTGGAGCCATACCAAGTCGAGAAGCAAGTTCCTTACGAAGTGAAGGTCGACAATCCCGTGCCGTACAAAGTCGAGGTGCCAGTACCGCAGCCGTACACGATCGAAAAAAGAATTCCAGTTGAGGTAAAAGTACCGATACCGCAGCCATTTACCATCAACAAGCCGATACCTTTTGAGGTCAAAGTACCGGTCAAGATACCGACGCCGTACGAGGTCGAGAAGAAGGTGCCGGTACCGGTGAAGGTTTCCGTCGATCGGCCGTATCCGGTACCAGTGCCAAAACCGTATCCGGTGGAGGTCACCAGACCGTATCCCGTAGAAGTGCCTAAACCGTATccagtaaaaataaaagtacctGTGGAGAAACCGTATCTGGTACCGGTCGAGAGGCCAGTTCCAGTACCTGTCAAAATACCGGATCCTCAACCGTATACCGTGGAAAAACCTGTACCAGTAGAAATAGTGAAACCTTATTCCGTTCCGATTAAAGTACCCATGGACAAGCCTTACGAGGTGCACGAGGCGAAGCCGGTGTTGGTTTCGGTGAAAAAGCCCTTCCCGTATGTCGTGCAAGTGCCGATACCCGTTAAGCTCGGTTGGAAAGATCGAAATGTCAAGGACAAGGAAGATCTGTTGGAGAGCGAAAGCACCGAGACCAAACCATTGTGGCGACCGCAATGGTTTAATCGCGAATCATTCAATCGATGA